One Channa argus isolate prfri chromosome 15, Channa argus male v1.0, whole genome shotgun sequence DNA segment encodes these proteins:
- the LOC137099425 gene encoding piggyBac transposable element-derived protein 4, translating to MEDVSEDVFNLSVEDQDQQVESSSDDNSVDSAAEDSSEGEDPELDHVQGSSEDSDWEPGDPQHKRPRMTPTRSTGPSQPPPSTSGFTPRRGKGRSHRGRRKAAASAPASTNSSTPGWHSMNDEDVDPPSLPFKPKRKPGPQIVSTASYTPMELFQLFFTSTMLKTVLNNSNAYGAIRQTQKPWQDINLKDLYSFLAIVIYTGLVKCSSLSDYWRASRLYSLPLPTEIMARRKFLNILAVLHPSDPKVDAENDEKKGTPAYDRLCKIKPLYEQILEACKSNFHPFQSIAVDERMAKSKARCSSKHCVKNKPRKWGYKLFVLADSSSGYTWNFFVYDGKSAVEQGQGLSYDSVMKLVEQNVLGTGYKLFVDNFYTSPTLFKDLHQKKILACGTIRPVVIGLPNTAVNTMPRNAPRGTMEWIRQNELLFVRWMDTREVVMCSTMHKAYEGDTVNRRVKGADGQWTIAKVPIPAAVKDYKKSMGGADISDALISYYNIIHKTRKWYKKLFYHFVDIAIVNAFILHCHISREKQQKQLTQKDFRERLVLQLIDCTVEADGAGSSASAPASGAEASTPFSACGAEPLPFHKPQYIQGDSTVGRRRCTHCQQKTPVMCVSCQVSLCFVPKRDCFNQWHDANGL from the exons ATGGAGGACGTGTCGGAGGATGTTTTTAATCTTAGTGTCGAAGATCAAGACCAACAAGTCGAGAGCTCCAGTGATGATAATAGCGTGGACTCTGCTGCAGAGGATTCCAGTGAGGGAGAGGATCCCGAATTAGATCA TGTGCAGGGGTCATCTGAAGACAGCGACTGGGAGCCAGGAGATCCCCAACACAAGCGTCCCAGGATGACCCCCACCCGATCCACAGGGCCGTCACAGCCGCCGCCGTCTACTTCTGGTTTCACACCTAGGCGAGGTAAAGGGAGATcacacagagggaggaggaaagcagcagcatcagccCCTGCTTCTACCAACAGCAGTACACCAGGATGGCATAGTATGAATGATGAAGATGTGGATCCCCCAAGTCTTCCATTCAAGCCTAAAAGGAAGCCAGGTCCCCAGATTGTTTCCACAGCGTCCTACACTCCAATGGAGctgttccagcttttttttacatcaacaaTGCTGAAGACCGTTCTTAATAATTCAAATGCCTATGGAGCAATCAGGCAGACTCAGAAGCCTTGGCAAGATATCAATCTGAAAGATCTCTACTCCTTCCTGGCCATTGTAATTTACACGGGCTTGGTGAAGTGTAGTAGCCTCAGTGACTACTGGAGGGCTTCCAGGCTCTATTCTCTGCCACTGCCTACTGAAATCATGGCAAGGAGgaagtttttgaatattttggcAGTTTTGCATCCTAGTGATCCCAAGGTGGATGCTGAAAACGATGAAAAGAAGGGTACACCAGCTTACGACCGCTTGTGTAAAATCAAGCCACTATATGAGCAAATACTGGAGGCATGCAAGAGCAATTTTCACCCCTTCCAATCGATAGCTGTTGATGAAAGGATGGCAAAGTCAAAGGCCAGATGTAGTTCGAAGCACTGTGTGAAAAACAAGCCGAGAAAGTGGGGGTATAAACTCTTCGTTTTGGCGGATTCTAGTTCTGGCTACACCTGGAACTTTTTTGTTTATGATGGAAAGTCCGCGGTGGAGCAAGGCCAAGGGCTAAGTTATGACTCCGTAATGAAGCTGGTGGAGCAAAACGTGCTGGGGACCGGGTACAAGCTGTTTGTGGACAACTTTTACACAAGTCCCACACTGTTCAAGGACCTCCACCAAAAAAAGATCTTGGCCTGTGGCACTATTCGTCCTGTCGTGATCGGATTGCCAAACACTGCGGTGAATACCATGCCAAGAAATGCTCCCAGAGGAACCATGGAGTGGatcaggcagaatgagctgcTTTTTGTTAGATGGATGGACACACGAGAAGTAGTAATGTGCTCCACAATGCACAAAGCCTACGAGGGAGACACCGTTAACAGGCGAGTAAAGGGAGCCGATGGCCAGTGGACAATAGCAAAGGTCCCCATACCAGCTGCTGTGAAGGACTACAAAAA gagCATGGGGGGAGCGGACATTTCCGACGCCCTGATTAGTTACTACAACATCATCCATAAAACAAGGAAGTGGTACAAGAagttgttttatcattttgttgaCATTGCAATTGTGAACGCCTTCATTTTGCACTGTCACATTTCCAGAGAAAAGCAACAGAAGCAGCTGACACAAAAAGATTTCAGAGAGAGGCTGGTGCTACAGCTTATCGACTGCACTGTGGAGGCTGATGGTGCGGGATCATCTGCGTCCGCCCCCGCTTCTGGTGCGGAAGCGTCCACGCCATTCTCCGCTTGTGGTGCGGAACCATTGCCCTTCCACAAACCTCAGTACATCCAGGGGGACAGCACAGTTGGAAGACGAAGGTGCACACATTGCCAACAAAAGACACCGGTGATGTGTGTTTCTTGCCAGGTGTCACTATGCTTTGTGCCAAAGAGAGACTGTTTTAATCAGTGGCACGATGCAAATGGCCTGTAA
- the wipi2 gene encoding WD repeat domain phosphoinositide-interacting protein 2: protein MNLASQSGEAGGSQLLFANFNQDNTSLAVGTKSGYKFFSLSSVDKLEQIYECTDTEDVCIVERLFSSSLVAIVSLKAPRKLKVCHFKKGTEICNYSYSNTILAVKLNRQRLIVCLEESLYIHNIRDMKVLHTIRETPPNPSGLCALSISNDNCYLAYPGSATIGEVQVFDTVNLRAANMIPAHDSPLAALAFDASGTKLATASEKGTVIRVFSIPEGQKLFEFRRGVKRCVSICSLAFSMEGLYLSASSNTETVHIFKLETQKEKYVPAEEPTTWGGYLGKVLMASTTYLPSQVTEMFTQGRAFATVRLPFCGHKNICALAVIQKIPRLLVAAADGYLYLYNLDPQEGGECTLMKQHRLDGSAEPPNEILEQGSHDRPLVAQAYSAAVTKGYCEEQGAVGGAGLEDDLNDLRLEEENEQPPLILETD, encoded by the exons ATGAACCTGGCCAGTCAGAGCGGGGAAGCTGGCGGAAGCCAGCTCCTCTTCGCCAACTTTAATCAGGACAACAC ATCCTTAGCTGTTGGCACCAAATCGGGATACAAATTTTTCTCCCTGTCCTCTGTGGACAAGTTGGAGCAGATATATGAATGTA cagaCACAGAGGATGTGTGTATTGTGGAGCGTCTGTTCTCCAGCAGCCTGGTGGCTATTGTCAGCCTGAAGGCACCCAGGAAGCTCAAAGTCTGTCACTTCAAGAAAGGCACTGAGATCTGCAATTACTCCTATTCCAACACCATACTGGCCGTCAAACTCAACAGACAG AGGCTGATAGTGTGTCTGGAGGAGTCGCTTTACATTCACAACATCCGAGACATGAAAGTGCTGCACACTATCAGGGAGACTCCACCGAACCCTTCAG GGTTGTGTGCCCTTTCCATCAGCAATGATAACTGTTACCTGGCGTATCCAGGCAGCGCTACAATAGGAGAAGTGCAGGTGTTTGACACAGTCAATCTG AGAGCAGCTAACATGATTCCAGCCCACGACAGCCCGTTAGCTGCTCTGGCTTTTGATGCCAGTGGAACCAAACTAGCCACAGCCTCAGAGAAG GGCACGGTCATTCGTGTTTTCTCAATCCCAGAGGGACAGAAACTCTTTGAGTTTCGGCGAGGAGTCAAGAG gTGTGTGAGCATCTGTTCGCTCGCGTTCAGTATGGAAGGCCTGTACCTGTCAGCCTCCAGCAACACGGAGACAGTCCACATCTTCAAAttagagacacagaaagagaaatatgt gcctgCAGAGGAGCCCACCACATGGGGAGGCTACCTGGGCAAAGTCCTGATGGCGTCCACCACCTACCTGCCTTCCCAGGTCACGGAGATGTTCACGCAGGGACGTGCCTTCGCCACCGTGCGGCTGCCCTTCTGCGGACATAAGAACATCTGCGCCTtagctgt AATTCAGAAGATCCCCAGGTTGTTGGTGGCAGCGGCTGATGGTTACTTGTATCTGTACAACCTGGACCCACAAGAGGGAGGGGAATGCACACTTATGAAGCAgcacag GTTAGACGGCAGTGCTGAGCCACCCAATGAGATCCTTGAGCAGGGGTCACATGATCGCCCACTTGTGGCTCAGGCCTACAGTGCTGCTGTCACTAAAG GTTACTGCGAAGAGCAGGGCGCCGTGGGGGGGGCGGGCTTAGAAGATGACCTCAATGACTTGCGCTTAGAGGAAGAGAACGAGCAACCGCCGCTCATTCTGGAAACTGACTGA